One genomic window of Inquilinus sp. KBS0705 includes the following:
- a CDS encoding serine hydrolase — protein MKKISLLFLSFFILLSATAQNIDRSKFIKDSLDVYINKALTSWRIPGAAVCIVKDGKIVLMKGYGIKELGMQNKVDENTLFMIGSNTKAFTATALAMLQADNKLSLDEKVTKYIPEFKLENKAAGEMAIVKDLLCHRLGFKTFQGDFTFYNTNLARHDVIEKLGKMKAEYPFRTKWGYTNAAFLTAGEIIPRVTGKPWEVYLKENIFAPLGMSSTLALTADMPKALNCTVPHTLVDGRLTAIPYCNIDGLAPAGAISSSVSDMSKWVMALLDNGKVGGKQIIPEAAIAATRQPQDYVSTANYLNGDIGFELYGLGWSIQDYCGRRLVMHTGGVNGYVSSVTLVPKENLGIVILTNSDQNELYEALKWDIIDAYFKNKNYHYNDVYLEYNKTNMAQFQAIDKKMRDSTLLNLKPQLSANKYTGKYVNDLYGSLEITRGESGNDLEIRFEHHPKMYAKLQPLGGNRFYVTFSDPVLGKAIFPFTVKDGKVTGVRVKVADFVEYNPYDFKKVE, from the coding sequence ATGAAAAAAATATCGCTGTTGTTTTTAAGCTTTTTTATCTTGCTATCGGCCACCGCCCAAAACATCGACAGAAGTAAATTTATTAAGGACAGCCTTGATGTTTACATTAACAAGGCACTTACCAGTTGGCGTATACCCGGTGCTGCGGTTTGTATTGTAAAAGATGGCAAAATAGTGTTGATGAAGGGCTATGGCATTAAAGAACTGGGCATGCAAAACAAGGTAGACGAGAATACCCTGTTTATGATAGGCAGCAACACCAAGGCATTTACCGCAACCGCTTTGGCCATGTTACAGGCCGATAATAAGCTATCGCTTGATGAAAAGGTGACCAAGTATATACCTGAGTTTAAGCTGGAAAATAAAGCGGCAGGCGAAATGGCCATAGTAAAAGATTTGCTTTGCCACCGCTTGGGTTTCAAAACTTTTCAGGGCGATTTTACTTTTTACAACACTAACCTGGCCCGCCACGATGTTATTGAAAAGCTGGGTAAAATGAAAGCGGAGTACCCCTTTCGCACAAAATGGGGTTATACCAACGCGGCATTTTTAACCGCTGGCGAAATTATACCGCGTGTTACCGGCAAACCATGGGAGGTATATTTAAAAGAAAATATTTTTGCCCCGCTTGGCATGAGCAGCACCCTTGCCCTAACAGCCGATATGCCCAAGGCCCTTAACTGTACCGTACCGCACACCCTGGTTGATGGCCGCCTTACCGCTATACCCTATTGCAATATTGATGGTCTGGCACCCGCGGGTGCCATTAGTTCGTCTGTTAGCGATATGAGCAAATGGGTAATGGCTTTGCTGGATAACGGTAAAGTTGGCGGCAAGCAAATTATACCCGAGGCGGCAATAGCAGCCACCCGCCAGCCACAGGATTATGTATCAACAGCCAACTATTTAAATGGCGATATTGGATTTGAGTTATATGGCTTGGGCTGGTCAATACAAGATTATTGCGGGCGGCGGCTGGTAATGCATACAGGCGGCGTTAATGGCTATGTATCATCGGTAACGCTGGTGCCAAAAGAAAACCTGGGTATTGTGATACTCACCAACAGCGACCAGAATGAGCTTTATGAAGCTTTAAAATGGGATATTATAGATGCCTATTTTAAAAACAAAAATTATCATTACAACGATGTGTATTTAGAGTACAACAAGACTAACATGGCCCAGTTTCAGGCTATTGATAAGAAAATGCGCGACAGTACCTTACTTAACCTTAAGCCTCAACTATCTGCCAATAAATACACCGGCAAGTATGTGAACGACCTTTATGGCAGCCTGGAAATAACCCGCGGCGAAAGCGGCAACGACCTGGAGATTCGCTTTGAGCACCATCCAAAAATGTATGCCAAGCTACAGCCCCTGGGCGGCAACCGTTTTTACGTAACCTTTTCAGACCCTGTGCTTGGAAAGGCTATTTTCCCTTTTACGGTAAAAGACGGCAAAGTAACCGGCGTGCGTGTTAAAGTAGCCGATTTTGTAGAGTATAACCCGTATGATTTTAAGAAGGTGGAGTAG
- a CDS encoding protein tyrosine phosphatase, translated as MSNLLFICSKNQWRSPTAELLFKGHVYHNARSAGTSDKSRIKVNQKALDWADVVFVMENKHRDIIKRYYQPNDVPIIVLDIEDNYAFNDPELVQLLKDSLQEYL; from the coding sequence ATGTCCAACCTCCTATTCATTTGTAGTAAAAACCAATGGCGCAGCCCAACGGCCGAACTTTTATTTAAAGGGCATGTCTACCATAACGCACGCTCGGCAGGTACCAGCGATAAGTCACGCATTAAGGTCAATCAAAAAGCCCTCGATTGGGCCGATGTTGTTTTTGTGATGGAAAACAAACACCGCGATATTATAAAGCGCTATTATCAACCAAATGATGTCCCTATCATCGTGCTGGATATTGAAGACAACTACGCGTTTAACGACCCGGAATTGGTGCAACTATTGAAGGATAGTTTGCAGGAGTATTTGTAA
- a CDS encoding amidohydrolase, whose product MKKLLLISLSFITLSAGAQTALKTQVSKKADALKDKVIAWRRDFHEHPELGNHEVRTSGIIAKHLQALGLQVQTGVATTGVVGILKGGKPGPVVALRADMDGLPVVERVKLPFASKDRAIYNKQEVGTMHACGHDSHMAILMGVAEVLSSMKNDLHGTVKFIFQPAEEGVEPGEKGGAEEMVKQGVLENPKVDVIFGLHINSQTEVGKITYRPGGTMAAVNDMQIIVKGRSAHGAYPWSSIDPIVTAAEIINNLQTIVSRNINVTENPAVVTIGAIKGGNRSNIIPETVEMLGTIRALSESDERLLIDKVKLIATKTAEAQGATVEIKIPYSNHYPVTYNDPKLTAQMLPSLQATAGTENVLLRPPVTGAEDFSFFQQKVPGLFIFLGGMPKGGNAITAPSHHTPDFYIDESGFTLGVKALCNLTLDYMNAKGK is encoded by the coding sequence ATGAAAAAACTATTACTGATATCCCTGTCATTTATAACCCTATCGGCAGGTGCGCAAACCGCCTTAAAAACACAGGTAAGCAAAAAAGCCGATGCCTTGAAAGATAAGGTGATTGCCTGGCGTCGCGATTTTCATGAACACCCTGAGCTGGGCAACCACGAGGTACGCACCAGCGGCATTATAGCCAAACATTTGCAGGCCCTGGGCTTACAGGTGCAAACAGGCGTTGCCACTACCGGTGTGGTCGGCATATTAAAAGGCGGCAAGCCCGGTCCGGTAGTTGCCCTGCGTGCCGATATGGACGGCCTACCCGTGGTAGAGCGTGTTAAACTGCCCTTTGCATCAAAAGACCGGGCCATTTACAACAAACAGGAGGTTGGCACCATGCATGCCTGCGGCCACGATTCGCACATGGCCATTTTGATGGGGGTTGCTGAGGTGCTATCGTCAATGAAGAACGATTTGCACGGTACGGTTAAATTCATTTTTCAGCCAGCCGAAGAAGGTGTTGAACCCGGCGAAAAAGGCGGTGCCGAAGAAATGGTAAAACAGGGTGTTTTAGAAAACCCAAAGGTTGATGTAATATTTGGCCTGCACATTAACTCGCAAACTGAAGTGGGCAAGATCACTTACCGCCCGGGCGGTACCATGGCGGCGGTAAACGATATGCAGATCATTGTAAAAGGGCGCTCGGCACATGGGGCCTACCCATGGTCGAGTATCGACCCGATAGTGACCGCGGCCGAGATCATTAATAACCTGCAAACTATTGTAAGCCGCAACATCAACGTTACCGAAAACCCCGCCGTGGTTACCATTGGCGCAATTAAAGGCGGCAATCGGTCTAACATTATCCCTGAAACCGTAGAAATGCTGGGCACCATTCGCGCCCTGTCTGAAAGCGACGAGCGCCTGCTAATAGACAAAGTAAAGCTGATAGCCACCAAAACCGCCGAGGCGCAGGGTGCGACTGTCGAAATAAAGATACCCTACAGCAATCATTACCCGGTTACTTATAACGACCCTAAACTAACCGCGCAAATGCTGCCTTCCTTGCAGGCTACCGCCGGCACCGAAAATGTATTACTGCGCCCGCCGGTTACCGGTGCCGAAGATTTTAGCTTTTTTCAGCAAAAGGTACCCGGCTTGTTCATCTTTTTAGGCGGCATGCCAAAAGGCGGCAACGCCATAACCGCGCCATCGCACCACACGCCCGATTTCTATATCGACGAAAGCGGCTTTACCCTTGGTGTTAAAGCATTGTGCAATTTAACGCTGGATTATATGAATGCTAAGGGGAAATAA
- a CDS encoding histidine kinase — protein sequence MKYSKIEFWAANALFIISLLILLNHGLEQYGYIVSREHAVPNFIFNVLLPQVAIVLASYGAFMTVNFYAIPKLWARGKRVKAVVVIILVLKAMGLIFTVAQSYLASWIYQQYGNGLASNLTFLSRGFSMAITFYIAYGVYVLIREALIYQYKLQQARQTLRSKVIREVIITLSIWGVLFIPVWGFLMATNPGLSVIYVVGLPFCFIIYFVNLYALIPYYKSEKKVSGLVYFGLLMLLVIGAGFLEIMFLMAFAWRFSYMGYLVYVWAIPAVLTIGLSWRVYQANEDTYRQLVSLQSKLGASNANLQFLRSQINPHFLFNALNTLYGTALTEQAEKTGEGIQKLGDMMRFMLHENNQDSIPLSRDIEYLHNYIDLQNLRIALSDNIKIKADITDEYSDFNIAPMLLIPFIENAYKHGISFKQASWITVSLQVAGNVLQLDVYNSLHPEKDNDPERQRSGIGLENVKQRLQLLYPNRHELVIRQNTNEFFIHLTLHLS from the coding sequence ATGAAATACAGCAAAATAGAGTTTTGGGCAGCGAATGCCTTATTTATCATTAGCCTGTTGATATTGCTTAACCACGGCCTTGAGCAGTACGGTTATATAGTAAGCCGGGAACATGCAGTGCCTAACTTTATATTTAACGTGCTGCTGCCACAGGTTGCCATTGTTTTAGCATCGTACGGCGCTTTCATGACTGTTAACTTTTACGCCATACCCAAACTTTGGGCCCGTGGTAAACGCGTAAAGGCTGTTGTTGTGATCATACTTGTTTTAAAAGCAATGGGCTTGATTTTCACCGTAGCCCAAAGCTATTTAGCCAGCTGGATATACCAGCAGTACGGCAACGGACTGGCATCAAACCTTACATTTTTAAGCCGGGGCTTTAGCATGGCTATTACCTTTTATATAGCGTATGGGGTGTATGTACTTATCCGCGAAGCGTTGATATACCAGTACAAATTACAACAAGCCCGCCAAACCCTGCGGTCGAAGGTTATACGCGAGGTTATTATCACGCTGTCCATTTGGGGGGTTTTGTTTATACCCGTTTGGGGGTTTTTAATGGCGACCAATCCGGGGCTTAGTGTAATTTATGTTGTCGGCCTGCCCTTTTGTTTCATCATTTATTTTGTAAATTTATACGCGCTTATCCCATATTATAAAAGCGAAAAAAAGGTAAGCGGATTAGTTTACTTTGGCCTGTTAATGCTGCTGGTAATTGGTGCCGGCTTCCTCGAGATCATGTTTTTGATGGCCTTTGCCTGGCGGTTTTCGTACATGGGGTATTTGGTTTACGTATGGGCTATTCCGGCGGTGTTGACAATCGGGTTATCATGGCGCGTTTACCAAGCCAATGAGGATACTTACCGGCAGCTGGTCAGCCTGCAAAGCAAGCTTGGGGCATCAAACGCTAACCTGCAATTTTTACGATCGCAAATAAACCCGCACTTTTTGTTTAATGCCCTTAACACCCTTTACGGTACAGCCCTTACCGAGCAAGCCGAAAAAACCGGCGAGGGCATACAAAAGCTGGGGGATATGATGCGCTTTATGCTGCATGAAAACAACCAGGACAGCATACCCCTAAGCCGAGATATTGAGTACCTGCACAATTATATCGACCTGCAAAACCTGCGCATAGCATTATCAGACAATATAAAGATCAAGGCGGATATAACTGACGAGTACAGCGATTTTAATATTGCCCCCATGCTGCTTATCCCATTTATAGAGAATGCCTACAAGCATGGTATAAGTTTTAAACAGGCATCGTGGATAACCGTAAGCCTGCAGGTGGCCGGCAATGTATTACAGCTTGATGTATATAACAGCCTGCATCCCGAAAAAGATAACGACCCCGAAAGGCAACGATCGGGCATTGGGCTGGAGAATGTTAAGCAGCGCCTGCAACTGCTTTACCCAAACCGCCACGAATTGGTTATACGCCAAAACACCAACGAATTTTTTATACATCTAACCCTGCACCTGTCATGA
- a CDS encoding TlpA family protein disulfide reductase — MKKLITLLLCLSTALNTYAQFRLSGNTGGVKTDSVYLNIPFIYGFYHDNDIAIAVDSKGNFSKTIYLPKQKFATLNIEGKHSSLLLTPGKSLDIRVNTADTTISNFKGTSAAENSLLAKLHLDDIPFFSKGGNNPYVKLTLPQLQQQVVQPWMAMRDENIKLIRSSALSQAYKNLIEQEVRAFALTQLNDFARGILETGRKQIFEFVLSVYQDAPLMASALPAGPRYYNFANSYIGYYETLAFQGLSDEQMKDPKTYIKYFNIRLDSGNRVAKEKGKLFVNWIVVHNQFDKRIAENWLAQAIDTKCLSKDIAEAKPLLSELKNYYPKSEYLLMLTVKVKQLETLLAKNADNKEIQIADGYNKMTSIYQAISKFKGKVVYLDIWGTWCGPCKQEIKYNPALKQYFKGKDVAFVYLDMDDDEKDGKWRDFIKVNGMTGLHLRKSRSDIQPFWDELMPKGDDTRYYPMYFIFDKTGKLVQPNAKRPSDKEELYKQIAQYL; from the coding sequence ATGAAAAAACTAATTACACTATTGCTGTGCCTTAGCACGGCCCTAAACACTTATGCCCAGTTTAGACTGAGCGGTAACACCGGCGGCGTAAAAACCGATAGCGTTTATTTAAATATCCCGTTTATTTATGGCTTTTATCATGATAACGATATTGCCATAGCGGTAGATAGTAAAGGAAACTTTAGTAAAACCATTTATTTACCCAAGCAAAAGTTTGCCACCCTAAATATCGAAGGCAAACACAGTAGTTTATTATTAACGCCCGGCAAATCTTTAGATATTAGGGTTAATACTGCCGATACAACTATCAGCAACTTTAAAGGTACATCAGCAGCCGAGAATAGCCTGCTGGCCAAATTACACCTAGACGATATTCCGTTTTTTTCAAAAGGGGGTAATAATCCTTATGTGAAACTAACACTGCCGCAATTGCAGCAGCAAGTTGTACAACCGTGGATGGCCATGCGCGATGAAAATATAAAGCTGATACGGTCTTCGGCCTTATCACAGGCTTATAAAAACCTGATAGAGCAGGAAGTTAGGGCATTTGCCCTAACCCAACTAAACGATTTTGCACGTGGCATTTTAGAGACCGGCCGTAAACAGATCTTTGAATTTGTACTAAGTGTTTACCAGGATGCTCCGCTGATGGCATCTGCTTTACCGGCAGGTCCGCGCTACTATAACTTTGCCAACAGCTACATTGGCTATTACGAAACGTTGGCATTTCAGGGGCTATCTGACGAGCAAATGAAAGACCCTAAAACCTATATCAAATACTTTAATATAAGGCTTGACAGCGGCAACCGGGTGGCTAAAGAAAAAGGCAAACTGTTTGTAAACTGGATAGTGGTACATAATCAATTTGACAAGCGTATAGCCGAAAATTGGCTGGCACAGGCTATTGATACCAAATGTTTAAGCAAAGACATAGCAGAGGCAAAACCCTTGCTTAGCGAGCTTAAAAACTACTACCCAAAAAGCGAATATCTGCTCATGTTAACGGTTAAAGTAAAACAGCTTGAAACCCTGCTGGCTAAAAATGCCGATAACAAAGAGATACAAATTGCCGATGGATATAACAAAATGACATCTATTTACCAGGCGATAAGTAAGTTTAAAGGCAAAGTGGTTTATCTGGATATTTGGGGCACATGGTGCGGCCCATGCAAGCAGGAAATAAAGTATAACCCCGCCCTAAAGCAATATTTTAAAGGCAAAGACGTAGCTTTTGTTTACCTTGACATGGACGACGATGAAAAAGATGGTAAATGGCGCGATTTTATAAAAGTAAACGGCATGACAGGCTTACATTTGCGCAAAAGCCGAAGTGATATTCAGCCGTTTTGGGATGAGTTGATGCCTAAGGGCGATGATACCCGTTATTACCCAATGTATTTTATATTTGATAAAACCGGCAAATTGGTACAACCCAACGCCAAACGCCCCAGCGACAAAGAAGAATTGTATAAACAGATAGCGCAGTATTTATAA